One stretch of Limnohabitans sp. DNA includes these proteins:
- a CDS encoding BON domain-containing protein, translating into MTRKTTWATLAATLMMVLASGCAVTRGQESVGAYIDDTGITTSIKSRFFEDKDVAGSSISVETLKGTVMLSGFAKSALERNKAETIARGVKGVTSVKNEIAIRP; encoded by the coding sequence ATGACCAGAAAAACCACTTGGGCTACCTTGGCCGCCACTTTGATGATGGTGTTGGCCTCTGGTTGCGCTGTCACAAGAGGGCAGGAATCGGTTGGTGCCTACATCGACGACACAGGGATCACCACCTCGATCAAATCACGTTTTTTTGAAGACAAAGACGTGGCAGGGTCGTCCATCAGCGTGGAAACCCTGAAAGGCACTGTGATGTTGTCTGGCTTTGCCAAAAGCGCACTCGAGCGCAACAAGGCCGAGACCATCGCACGCGGTGTCAAGGGTGTGACTTCGGTGAAAAACGAAATCGCCATCCGTCCATGA
- a CDS encoding YihY family inner membrane protein, producing the protein MPNALFKSSLRNPMTLWWQEVSVFPWRQMTGVLAARFRDARLGVSAGSLTFTTVLALVPLFAVGLAVFSAFPVFGKFQDTIQRWLIESLVPESIARQVLSYLTQFSRKASRLGSAGLVAVLLSAVFLMVTIERTLGQIWRVQRQRNLPQRVLLYWTAITLGPLLLGGSLAISSYVVTASRDVVNVLPGSWRWLLDSFEFVLLTACVSGLYFYVPYTQVRWRHAITAGFLVAVALELAKKLMAVYLLQVPTYSAIYGAFAALPILLVWIYVTWLLVLLGAVVASSLPELGRQHWRKPEGAGWSFRLALEVLAELNAARLSERRGRSVDEVAAILRVENEELRQVLTVLQGLDWVGRLSEQNEQGQARLVLLVDPEMASVAPLADRLLVHRGSATDPLWLQTGMDQIRLAALLPEKA; encoded by the coding sequence ATGCCCAATGCCTTGTTCAAGTCCTCCTTACGCAACCCGATGACCCTTTGGTGGCAAGAGGTCTCTGTTTTCCCATGGCGTCAAATGACTGGCGTGCTGGCTGCGCGCTTTCGCGATGCCCGGCTGGGTGTCAGCGCAGGATCGCTGACCTTTACCACCGTGTTGGCGCTGGTGCCTTTGTTTGCCGTGGGTTTGGCGGTGTTCTCGGCTTTTCCGGTGTTTGGCAAGTTCCAGGACACGATCCAGCGCTGGCTGATTGAGAGCCTGGTGCCCGAGAGCATTGCGCGCCAGGTGCTGAGCTACCTGACCCAGTTTTCCCGCAAGGCCAGCCGCCTGGGTTCGGCGGGCCTGGTGGCGGTGCTGTTGTCGGCGGTGTTTTTGATGGTCACCATCGAGCGCACTCTGGGGCAGATCTGGCGCGTCCAGCGCCAGCGAAACCTGCCCCAGCGGGTGTTGCTGTACTGGACAGCCATCACTCTGGGGCCATTGCTTTTGGGGGGCAGCCTGGCCATCAGCTCGTATGTGGTGACGGCTTCGCGAGATGTGGTGAATGTCTTGCCCGGTTCGTGGCGTTGGTTGCTCGACAGTTTTGAATTTGTGCTGCTGACGGCTTGTGTCAGTGGTCTGTATTTTTATGTGCCCTACACCCAGGTGCGCTGGCGGCACGCCATCACGGCCGGTTTTTTGGTGGCCGTGGCACTGGAGCTGGCCAAAAAGCTGATGGCGGTGTATTTGCTGCAGGTGCCCACCTATTCGGCCATTTATGGCGCCTTTGCGGCCTTGCCGATTTTGTTGGTGTGGATTTATGTGACCTGGTTGCTGGTCTTGCTGGGCGCGGTGGTGGCGTCGAGCCTGCCCGAGTTGGGGCGTCAGCATTGGCGCAAGCCTGAAGGTGCTGGGTGGTCGTTCAGGCTCGCCTTGGAGGTGCTGGCCGAATTGAATGCCGCCAGACTCTCGGAGCGCCGTGGGCGCAGCGTCGATGAGGTGGCGGCGATTTTGCGGGTTGAAAACGAGGAGTTGCGCCAAGTGCTGACGGTGCTGCAAGGCTTGGACTGGGTGGGCCGCTTGAGCGAACAAAACGAGCAGGGTCAAGCCCGATTGGTGTTGCTGGTTGACCCTGAGATGGCCAGTGTGGCCCCGCTGGCCGATCGTTTGCTGGTGCATCGGGGGTCCGCCACCGACCCGCTGTGGCTGCAAACCGGGATGGACCAGATTCGTTTGGCGGCTTTGTTGCCAGAGAAGGCTTGA
- a CDS encoding FAD-binding oxidoreductase, with protein sequence MTQTLLNQFRQICGDVHVLTHDDPTTDLSPWEQDWRKRVKGRALAVVRPGNTAEVAAVVKACAPAGTPIVPQGGNTGLVVGSVPDGSGTQIVLSMTRMNAVRTIDPANLTITVEAGCVLQNLHVVAENAGFLFPLSLGAEGSCTIGGNLGTNAGGTQVIRYGNTRELCLGLEVVTAQGDIWHGLTGLRKDNTGYDLRNLMIGSEGTLGIITAATLKLYPLPAAQLTAWAAVPSMEAAVQLLGLAHQRLGPGLTGFEVMGQFALSLVDKHYTHLRVPLWQTSPWCVLLENSDSENEAHARSQFEALLEVALEAGCVTDAVVAENLTQAKGLWHIRESITLAQVQEGLNIKHDISLPVSLIAAFVTETDALLAREVPGVRMVDFGHLGDGNLHYNVQAPEGADGQAFLRDFEDQVNTLVFDQVLKFKGSISAEHGVGELKVGKLPMYKDATAMAMMRAVKQALDPQNLLNPGRVLDRL encoded by the coding sequence ATGACCCAGACACTGCTGAATCAATTTCGTCAAATTTGTGGCGATGTACACGTCTTGACCCATGACGACCCCACAACAGACTTGAGCCCCTGGGAACAAGACTGGCGCAAACGCGTCAAGGGCCGAGCCCTTGCCGTGGTGCGCCCTGGCAACACGGCCGAAGTGGCCGCCGTGGTCAAGGCCTGCGCACCAGCGGGCACGCCCATCGTGCCTCAAGGCGGCAACACCGGGCTGGTGGTGGGCAGCGTACCCGACGGCTCTGGCACACAAATCGTCCTGAGCATGACCCGCATGAACGCGGTGCGCACCATCGACCCGGCCAACCTGACGATCACAGTCGAGGCCGGTTGTGTGCTGCAAAACCTTCATGTCGTTGCTGAGAATGCCGGATTTTTGTTCCCCCTGAGTTTGGGGGCGGAGGGCAGCTGCACCATCGGCGGCAACCTGGGCACCAACGCGGGCGGCACACAAGTGATTCGCTACGGCAACACCCGCGAACTCTGCTTGGGCCTGGAGGTCGTCACCGCGCAAGGCGATATCTGGCATGGCCTGACCGGCCTGCGCAAGGACAACACCGGCTACGACCTGCGCAACCTGATGATCGGCAGCGAAGGCACGCTGGGCATCATCACTGCCGCCACCCTGAAGCTCTACCCCCTGCCCGCCGCGCAGCTGACCGCCTGGGCTGCTGTGCCTAGCATGGAAGCGGCGGTGCAACTGCTGGGTCTGGCGCACCAGCGCCTGGGGCCGGGCCTGACGGGCTTTGAGGTCATGGGCCAATTTGCCCTCAGCCTGGTCGACAAGCACTATACCCATCTGCGCGTGCCGCTGTGGCAAACATCACCCTGGTGCGTGCTGCTGGAAAACTCCGACAGCGAAAACGAAGCGCATGCGCGCAGCCAGTTTGAAGCCCTGCTGGAGGTAGCACTGGAAGCCGGTTGCGTGACCGATGCCGTGGTCGCCGAAAACCTGACGCAAGCCAAAGGCCTGTGGCACATCCGCGAAAGCATCACCCTGGCCCAGGTGCAAGAAGGCCTGAACATCAAACACGACATCAGCCTTCCGGTCTCACTGATTGCGGCCTTTGTGACCGAGACAGATGCCCTGCTTGCCCGCGAGGTGCCCGGTGTGCGCATGGTGGACTTTGGTCACCTCGGTGACGGCAACCTGCACTACAACGTGCAAGCGCCCGAAGGGGCCGACGGCCAAGCCTTTTTGCGCGACTTCGAAGACCAGGTGAACACCCTGGTGTTTGACCAGGTGCTCAAATTCAAGGGCTCGATCAGCGCCGAGCACGGCGTGGGAGAGCTGAAAGTGGGCAAGCTGCCGATGTACAAGGATGCCACGGCCATGGCGATGATGCGCGCTGTCAAGCAGGCGCTGGACCCCCAGAACCTGCTCAACCCGGGGCGCGTCCTAGATAGGTTGTGA
- a CDS encoding DUF2069 domain-containing protein produces MNLNDPSPSLPSNPSPEKARPEGLDWTRWLAVGSLVGLIALGLAWELWLAPLREGGSWWAIKVLPLCIPIAGLLKKRMYTYRWVSLLVWLYFTEGVVRAWSDAWPSSGLAMLQTLLCTSLFVACAMHVRIRFKAAKATGNFVPVPRDGLP; encoded by the coding sequence ATGAACCTCAACGACCCCAGCCCTTCTTTGCCTTCCAACCCTTCCCCCGAAAAAGCCCGCCCCGAAGGCCTGGACTGGACCCGCTGGCTGGCGGTCGGCAGCCTGGTCGGGCTGATCGCCCTGGGCCTGGCCTGGGAGCTGTGGCTGGCTCCGCTGCGTGAAGGCGGCTCGTGGTGGGCCATCAAGGTGTTGCCGCTGTGCATTCCAATTGCGGGCTTGTTGAAAAAACGCATGTACACCTACCGCTGGGTCAGCTTGTTGGTCTGGCTCTATTTCACGGAAGGCGTGGTACGCGCTTGGAGCGATGCCTGGCCCTCGTCGGGTCTGGCCATGCTGCAAACCCTGTTGTGCACCAGTTTGTTTGTGGCCTGCGCGATGCATGTGCGCATCCGTTTCAAGGCAGCCAAAGCGACGGGCAACTTTGTGCCGGTGCCCAGAGACGGATTGCCATGA
- a CDS encoding cytochrome P450, whose amino-acid sequence MNTLTAHITPPLSAERAQQIAQSLDLRALPCDFLDNPYPVYAALRETEPFKRMPDGSYFLTRHADLVAVYRDAKVFSSDKQVEFGPKYNHAPFNQPPFATPGGLAPLFEHHTNSLVFNDPPLHTRVRRLIMGGLTRRAIEAMEPGLVLLVDSLLDKIEAKHGGDLIEDFASAIPVEIIGNLLGVPHAEREPLRGWSLAILGALEPALSPEQESLGNRSVTEFLAYLRELVAHRRQHPGDPEHDVLTRLIQGEENGDALSEVELLQNCVFLLNAGHETTTNLIGNALISLQEWPEQREQLKADLKQAATDEERDQIMGLAVDEFLRFESSNQLSNRRALQATQVNGVDLPAGALVTLCIGAANRDPSVYDNPEQLDLRRTGNKHLAFGFGVHQCAGLSLARLEGRIAIGRFLQRFPNYQLTQTPVRGGRARFRGFLNAPFRTRSPLQHHLQETLP is encoded by the coding sequence ATGAACACACTGACTGCCCACATCACCCCGCCCTTGTCGGCCGAGAGGGCCCAGCAAATCGCCCAATCGCTGGACCTGCGGGCTTTGCCGTGCGACTTTCTGGACAACCCCTACCCGGTCTACGCCGCGCTGCGCGAGACCGAGCCCTTCAAGCGCATGCCCGATGGCTCGTATTTCCTGACGCGCCATGCTGATCTGGTGGCGGTGTACCGCGACGCCAAGGTCTTCAGCTCCGACAAACAAGTCGAGTTCGGCCCCAAATACAACCACGCTCCGTTCAACCAACCGCCGTTTGCCACCCCCGGTGGTCTGGCCCCGCTGTTCGAGCACCACACGAACAGCCTGGTCTTCAACGACCCGCCGCTGCACACCCGGGTGCGCCGTCTCATCATGGGCGGGCTGACCCGCCGCGCCATTGAAGCCATGGAGCCGGGCCTGGTGCTGTTGGTGGACAGCCTGCTGGACAAAATCGAGGCAAAACATGGCGGTGACCTGATCGAGGACTTCGCCTCGGCCATTCCGGTCGAGATCATCGGCAACCTGCTGGGTGTGCCGCACGCCGAGCGTGAACCCCTGCGCGGTTGGTCGCTGGCCATTTTGGGCGCGCTGGAACCCGCCCTGAGCCCTGAGCAAGAATCGCTGGGCAACCGCAGCGTGACCGAGTTTCTGGCCTATCTGCGCGAGTTGGTGGCGCATCGCCGCCAACACCCGGGCGATCCGGAGCACGACGTGCTGACAAGGCTGATCCAGGGCGAGGAAAATGGCGATGCCCTGAGCGAAGTCGAACTGCTGCAAAACTGCGTGTTTTTGCTCAACGCCGGACATGAAACCACCACCAACCTGATCGGCAACGCGCTCATCAGCCTGCAGGAATGGCCCGAGCAGCGTGAACAACTGAAGGCCGACCTCAAGCAAGCGGCCACCGACGAAGAACGTGATCAGATCATGGGGCTCGCCGTGGACGAGTTCTTGCGGTTTGAATCGTCCAACCAACTGAGCAACCGCCGCGCCTTGCAGGCCACACAGGTCAATGGCGTCGATCTGCCTGCGGGCGCCTTGGTCACGCTGTGCATCGGCGCGGCCAACCGCGACCCGTCGGTGTACGACAACCCCGAACAACTGGACCTGCGCCGAACCGGCAACAAACATCTGGCCTTTGGCTTTGGCGTGCACCAATGCGCAGGCCTGAGCCTGGCGCGTTTGGAGGGGCGCATCGCCATTGGGCGGTTTTTGCAACGCTTTCCGAACTACCAACTCACCCAGACCCCGGTGCGCGGCGGTCGCGCCCGGTTCCGGGGGTTTCTGAACGCCCCCTTTCGCACCCGATCACCACTACAGCACCACCTACAGGAGACACTGCCATGA
- the aroC gene encoding chorismate synthase codes for MSGNTFGQLFSVTNFGESHGPAIGCVIDGCPPGMPLSEADIQPDLDRRRPGTSKFVTQRNEPDAVQILSGVYQGLTTGTPICLLIHNTDQRSKDYGDILQTFRPGHADYTYWRKYGLRDPRGGGRSSARLTAPMVAAGAVAKKWLKEQFGTTFVGCMTQIGDVPVGFESWDHVPNNPFFAPVADVSALEDYMNALRKSGDSCGARLRVVARGVPVGLGQPLFDKIDADIAFAMMGINAVKGVEIGAGFGCVTQKGSMAGDTLTPGGFVGNNAGGVLGGISTGQDIEVSIAIKPTSSILIARDSIDSSGQPTEVITKGRHDPCVGIRATPIAEAMLSLVVMEHALQHRAQCGDVEHAQAPIAAAKP; via the coding sequence ATGAGCGGCAATACCTTCGGACAACTTTTCTCGGTCACCAACTTTGGTGAATCCCACGGCCCAGCCATTGGCTGCGTGATCGACGGCTGTCCGCCGGGCATGCCTTTGAGCGAGGCCGACATCCAACCCGACCTCGACCGTCGCCGCCCGGGCACCAGCAAATTCGTCACCCAGCGCAATGAGCCCGATGCGGTGCAAATCCTCTCGGGCGTGTACCAAGGCCTCACCACCGGCACCCCGATTTGCCTGCTGATCCACAACACCGACCAGCGCAGCAAGGACTATGGCGACATCCTGCAGACCTTCCGTCCCGGTCACGCCGATTACACCTACTGGCGCAAATACGGCCTGCGCGACCCACGGGGCGGCGGCCGCTCGTCGGCCCGCTTGACGGCCCCCATGGTGGCAGCCGGGGCGGTGGCCAAGAAGTGGCTCAAAGAACAGTTTGGCACCACGTTCGTGGGCTGCATGACCCAGATCGGCGATGTGCCGGTTGGTTTTGAGAGCTGGGACCATGTCCCGAACAACCCGTTTTTTGCCCCTGTGGCCGATGTGTCGGCCCTTGAGGACTACATGAACGCGCTGCGCAAGTCGGGCGATTCGTGTGGGGCGCGCTTGCGCGTGGTGGCGCGTGGCGTGCCCGTGGGCTTGGGCCAGCCGCTGTTTGACAAGATCGACGCCGACATCGCTTTTGCCATGATGGGCATCAATGCGGTCAAGGGCGTGGAAATCGGCGCGGGTTTTGGCTGCGTCACACAAAAAGGCAGCATGGCGGGCGACACGCTCACGCCGGGCGGCTTTGTGGGCAACAACGCGGGCGGCGTGCTGGGCGGCATCAGCACAGGGCAAGACATTGAGGTGTCGATCGCCATCAAACCGACCAGCTCGATCTTGATTGCCCGCGATTCGATCGACTCCAGTGGCCAGCCCACCGAAGTCATCACCAAAGGCCGACACGACCCCTGCGTGGGCATTCGCGCCACCCCGATTGCCGAGGCCATGCTGTCGCTGGTGGTGATGGAGCACGCCCTGCAACACCGCGCCCAGTGCGGTGATGTCGAGCACGCGCAGGCCCCGATCGCTGCGGCCAAGCCCTAA
- the thyA gene encoding thymidylate synthase, whose protein sequence is MQWRNWPTPVAATSTRSSRSWTRSKTTPTVRRIIVSAWNVAELDKMALMPCHAFFQFYVAPPQNPGEKAKLSCQLYQRSADIFLGVPFNIASYTLLTHMIAQQCDMDVGDFIWTGGDCHIYANHHEQVELQLSRTPMAYPTLNIKRKPSSIFDYAYEDFEVLGYEHHPAIKAPVAV, encoded by the coding sequence GTGCAGTGGCGTAACTGGCCCACCCCGGTGGCGGCCACATCGACCAGATCCAGCAGGTCATGGACACGCTCCAAAACAACCCCGACAGTCCGCCGCATCATCGTGAGCGCATGGAACGTGGCCGAGCTGGACAAAATGGCATTGATGCCCTGCCATGCGTTCTTTCAGTTCTATGTCGCGCCGCCGCAAAACCCTGGCGAAAAAGCCAAACTCAGCTGCCAGCTGTACCAGCGCAGCGCCGACATCTTCTTGGGCGTGCCCTTCAACATCGCCAGCTACACCCTGCTGACGCACATGATCGCGCAGCAGTGCGACATGGACGTGGGCGACTTCATCTGGACGGGTGGCGATTGCCACATCTATGCCAACCACCATGAACAGGTCGAGCTGCAGCTGAGTCGCACGCCCATGGCTTACCCCACGCTGAACATCAAGCGCAAGCCCTCCTCCATTTTTGATTACGCATACGAAGACTTTGAGGTGCTGGGCTATGAGCACCATCCGGCCATCAAAGCACCTGTGGCTGTTTGA
- a CDS encoding lmo0937 family membrane protein, with protein sequence MLETIAIILVVLWLAGLVSSYTMGGLIHILLVIAIVVILVRLIQGKRL encoded by the coding sequence ATGCTTGAAACCATTGCGATTATCCTGGTCGTCCTGTGGCTCGCGGGCCTGGTGTCCTCCTACACCATGGGTGGACTGATCCACATCCTGCTGGTCATTGCCATCGTGGTCATCCTGGTGCGTTTGATTCAGGGCAAACGCCTTTGA
- a CDS encoding dihydrofolate reductase: MKLHLIYARSRNGTIGKEGQMPWHLPEDLAHFKRVTLGQPVIMGRKTWDSLPARFRPLPGRVNIVITRQSNWRCEGALRAASMDDAMHLCGDVPDAWIMGGAEIYRQAEPLACTAVVTEIDADFEGDAFAPTLTSGWQEVQRERHTSASGLGFAFVTYQHPRTP, encoded by the coding sequence ATGAAACTGCACCTGATTTATGCCCGCTCCCGCAACGGCACGATCGGCAAAGAAGGGCAAATGCCTTGGCACCTGCCTGAAGACCTGGCGCACTTCAAGCGCGTCACCCTCGGCCAGCCGGTCATCATGGGCCGCAAGACTTGGGACTCGCTGCCAGCACGTTTCCGACCCCTGCCGGGACGCGTCAACATCGTGATCACCCGCCAGAGCAACTGGCGTTGCGAGGGGGCATTGCGTGCAGCCTCCATGGATGACGCCATGCACCTGTGTGGCGATGTGCCCGATGCCTGGATCATGGGCGGGGCGGAGATTTACCGCCAAGCCGAGCCACTGGCCTGCACCGCGGTCGTGACTGAGATCGATGCCGACTTTGAAGGCGATGCCTTTGCGCCCACACTGACTTCAGGCTGGCAAGAGGTCCAGCGTGAAAGACACACCTCCGCCAGCGGCTTGGGTTTTGCGTTTGTCACCTACCAACACCCCCGCACCCCATGA
- a CDS encoding thymidylate synthase, whose amino-acid sequence MTSLAPPRPIRSQYEDFMRHVYTTGVQKGDRTGTGTRSVFGHQMRFDLNEGFPLVTTKKVFLRAIIVELLWFLRGDSNCEMAARTRLHRSGTNGRAKTVTWVRSMVCSGVTGPPRWRPHRPDPAGHGHAPKQPRQSAASS is encoded by the coding sequence ATGACAAGCCTTGCCCCACCACGCCCCATCCGCAGCCAATACGAAGACTTCATGCGCCATGTCTACACGACCGGTGTGCAAAAAGGTGACCGCACCGGCACCGGCACGCGCAGCGTGTTTGGCCACCAAATGCGTTTTGACCTGAATGAAGGCTTTCCGCTGGTCACCACCAAAAAGGTATTTTTACGGGCCATCATCGTGGAGCTGCTGTGGTTTTTGCGCGGCGACAGCAACTGTGAAATGGCTGCAAGAACGCGGCTGCACCGATCTGGGACGAATGGGCGCGCGAAGACGGTGACCTGGGTCCGGTCTATGGTGTGCAGTGGCGTAACTGGCCCACCCCGGTGGCGGCCACATCGACCAGATCCAGCAGGTCATGGACACGCTCCAAAACAACCCCGACAGTCCGCCGCATCATCGTGA
- a CDS encoding glycine zipper 2TM domain-containing protein, with protein sequence MQKTHSPNRLLSTAALALLALGQSACSGMTQQERNTAIGAGVGAIGGSILTGGSTAGTVGGAAVGGVIGHEIDKNKK encoded by the coding sequence ATGCAAAAGACACATTCTCCAAACCGCCTCTTGAGCACAGCCGCACTGGCGCTTCTGGCCTTGGGCCAGAGCGCCTGCTCCGGCATGACGCAACAGGAAAGAAACACCGCGATCGGCGCTGGCGTGGGTGCCATCGGGGGCTCGATTCTGACGGGGGGCAGCACAGCAGGCACCGTCGGTGGCGCTGCCGTGGGCGGTGTGATTGGTCACGAAATCGACAAAAACAAAAAGTGA
- a CDS encoding CBS domain-containing protein produces the protein MKVSDILRVKGGTLFTVQSDEPLSRAMNDMAEKDLGSLVVMAKGALAGMLTFREVIQQIVKNGGQVGNTLVREAMEAQPLVCSGATDIDEVRRMMLEHHARYMPVMDGTMLMGVISFYDVAKAVVDSQNFENTMLKAYIRDWPDASSSDGGNAKQ, from the coding sequence ATGAAAGTCAGCGACATCCTCCGCGTCAAAGGCGGCACACTGTTCACCGTTCAGTCTGACGAACCCCTGTCGCGTGCCATGAACGACATGGCTGAAAAAGACTTAGGGTCCTTGGTGGTCATGGCCAAGGGTGCGCTGGCGGGGATGCTGACATTCCGTGAGGTGATTCAGCAAATTGTTAAAAATGGTGGTCAAGTCGGCAACACCTTGGTGCGCGAGGCCATGGAAGCCCAGCCCTTGGTTTGTTCTGGCGCCACCGACATAGATGAGGTGCGCCGCATGATGCTGGAGCACCATGCCCGTTACATGCCGGTCATGGACGGCACCATGCTGATGGGCGTGATCAGCTTTTACGACGTGGCCAAAGCCGTGGTGGACAGCCAGAATTTTGAAAACACCATGCTCAAAGCTTACATCCGTGATTGGCCTGACGCTTCCTCTTCAGACGGGGGAAACGCCAAGCAGTGA
- a CDS encoding O-acetylhomoserine aminocarboxypropyltransferase, with protein MAGYSDPGFDTLALHAGAAPDPTTGARAVPIHLTTSFVFESSDQAAALFNLERPGHVYSRISNPTNAVLEQRISALEGGIGAITTASGQAALHLAIATLMGSGSHIVASSALYGGSHNLLHYTLSRFGIRTTFVKPGDLDAWRAAVQPDTKLFFGETVGNPGMDVLDIEAVSAIAHEAGVPLLVDSTLTSPWLIKPFDHGADLVYHSATKFLSGHGTVVGGVVVDGGSFDWDKSGKFAELSQAYEGFHNMVFSEESTVGAFLLRARREGLRDFGACMSPHTAWLILQGIETLPLRMARHMENTAKVVEFLAEHPLVSRVGHPMLESHPSHSLAQKLLPRGAGSVFSFDIRGSRAQGQKFIETLKVFSHLANVGDCRSLVIHPASTTHFRMSDEALAASGIGPGTIRLSIGLEDPADLMDDLKKALKAAEKAV; from the coding sequence ATGGCTGGCTACAGCGATCCCGGTTTTGACACTTTGGCTTTGCATGCGGGGGCGGCCCCTGACCCGACCACCGGCGCTCGGGCCGTGCCCATCCATTTGACCACTTCTTTTGTGTTCGAGTCGAGTGACCAAGCAGCCGCCCTGTTCAACCTGGAGCGCCCTGGCCATGTTTACAGCCGCATCAGCAACCCCACCAACGCGGTGCTCGAACAGCGCATCTCGGCTTTGGAGGGCGGCATCGGCGCCATCACCACCGCCAGCGGGCAAGCGGCTTTGCACCTGGCCATCGCCACCCTCATGGGCTCAGGCTCGCACATCGTGGCCTCTTCGGCTTTGTATGGCGGCTCACACAATCTGCTGCACTACACCCTGAGCCGGTTTGGTATCCGCACCACTTTTGTGAAACCCGGCGACCTGGACGCCTGGCGCGCCGCCGTGCAGCCCGATACCAAACTCTTTTTTGGCGAGACGGTGGGCAACCCTGGCATGGACGTGCTCGACATCGAAGCCGTCAGCGCCATCGCGCACGAGGCGGGCGTGCCCTTGCTGGTCGACTCGACGCTCACCTCGCCCTGGCTCATCAAACCTTTCGACCACGGGGCTGATCTGGTGTACCACTCGGCCACCAAATTTTTGTCGGGCCATGGCACGGTGGTGGGCGGCGTGGTGGTCGATGGCGGCAGCTTTGACTGGGACAAGTCGGGCAAGTTCGCCGAACTGAGCCAAGCCTACGAAGGCTTTCACAACATGGTTTTCAGCGAAGAAAGCACCGTGGGCGCGTTCTTGCTGCGCGCCCGGCGCGAGGGCCTGCGCGACTTTGGCGCTTGCATGAGCCCGCACACCGCCTGGTTGATTTTGCAAGGCATCGAGACCCTGCCCCTGCGCATGGCGCGCCACATGGAAAACACAGCCAAGGTGGTCGAATTTTTGGCCGAGCACCCGCTGGTCAGCCGTGTGGGCCACCCCATGCTGGAGAGCCACCCCTCTCACTCGTTGGCACAAAAGCTTTTGCCACGCGGCGCGGGCTCGGTGTTCAGCTTTGACATCCGGGGCTCTCGCGCCCAAGGCCAAAAGTTCATCGAAACCCTGAAAGTGTTCAGCCACCTGGCCAACGTGGGCGACTGCCGCAGCCTGGTGATCCACCCCGCCAGCACCACGCATTTCCGCATGAGCGACGAGGCGTTGGCCGCCAGCGGCATTGGCCCGGGCACGATCAGGCTGTCGATTGGCCTGGAAGACCCGGCCGATTTGATGGATGACCTGAAAAAAGCCCTGAAAGCCGCGGAAAAAGCAGTATGA
- a CDS encoding alpha/beta hydrolase, whose protein sequence is MNITVQGHPLYAYTGGKPFNPAQPTAVFIHGVLNDHSVWILQTRYLAHHGWNVLAIDLPGHCKSEGTPPQSVEEAADTVIALLDAMKIDKAALIGHSFGSLIALEATARDAASHPGRISHLVMVGTAYPMAVSPALLDLSVSAPFKAIDMVNSFSHSTLAPPPSALGPGTWLYGGSKALMRRVLASNTQVNVFHTGFKACNDYRGAEAAMPQVACPTLFVLGSADQMTPPKAAQSLIGLCAKPKVVKLPAGHSLMTEAPEGVLQALKDFLKP, encoded by the coding sequence ATGAACATCACCGTCCAAGGCCACCCGCTGTACGCCTACACCGGCGGCAAGCCCTTCAACCCCGCGCAGCCCACCGCCGTGTTCATCCACGGCGTGCTCAATGACCACAGCGTCTGGATCTTGCAGACCCGCTACCTGGCGCACCACGGCTGGAATGTGCTGGCCATCGACTTGCCGGGCCACTGCAAAAGCGAAGGCACACCGCCGCAAAGCGTGGAAGAAGCCGCCGACACCGTCATCGCCTTGCTCGATGCGATGAAGATCGACAAAGCCGCCTTGATCGGCCACAGCTTTGGCTCGCTGATCGCGCTGGAAGCCACTGCCCGTGACGCGGCATCGCACCCGGGGCGCATCAGCCACTTGGTGATGGTGGGCACCGCCTACCCCATGGCGGTGTCGCCCGCTTTGCTCGACCTGTCGGTCAGCGCCCCCTTCAAGGCCATCGACATGGTCAACAGCTTCTCACACTCCACGCTGGCACCACCGCCTTCTGCTTTGGGGCCTGGCACCTGGCTGTATGGCGGCAGCAAGGCGCTGATGCGCCGCGTGCTGGCCAGCAACACGCAGGTCAATGTCTTCCACACCGGCTTCAAGGCCTGCAACGACTACCGTGGTGCCGAGGCTGCCATGCCCCAGGTCGCCTGCCCCACCCTGTTTGTGTTGGGCAGCGCGGACCAGATGACGCCACCCAAGGCCGCGCAAAGTCTGATTGGCCTGTGCGCCAAGCCCAAAGTGGTCAAGCTGCCCGCAGGTCATTCGCTCATGACCGAAGCGCCCGAAGGCGTGTTGCAGGCGCTCAAGGATTTTTTGAAACCGTGA